CCGCGACGACCTGACCACCGAGCTTCTTGAACTCCTCGGTGAAGGTGCCGACCAGGCCCTGGCCGTACGCCTTCTTGTCGTGGATCGTGGCGACCTTGGTGATCTTCGCGGTCTCGTACAGGTAGCGGGCCGCGAACGGGCCCTGGACCGCGTCCGTGGTGCAGGTCCGGAAGTACGTCGGGTACGGCCGCTTCGGGTCGGTCTGCCAGTTCGCGCCCTGGGTCAGGCCCGGGCCGGTGTTCGCCGGCGAGACCTGGACGATGTTCTTCGGCGCGAGCACCGGCTGCACCTGCTGGCTGGTGCTGGTGTTCAGGGTGCCGACGACGCCGATCACGTTCGCGTCCGAGGCGAGCGCGGTGGCCGCGTTCTTACCCGGCTCGGTCTTCGCCTCGTCGTCCTTCGCGTCGACCTCGAGCTTCCAGCCCGGGATCGCGTTCGAGTCGTTTGCCTGCTTCACGGCGAGTTCGACGGAGTGCTGGATACCCAGACCCAGAGCCGACAAGTCTCCGGACAGCGGCGCGATGACGCCGATCTTCGCGGTCTTGGTCGAGCCTCCGGAGCCCCCGCCAGAGTCGTTGCCACTGCGTGAGCCGCAGGCAGTCAGGGCCAACGACGCAACGATCAGCGACGCGCCGACCCGTACTACGGAACGCTGGTGCACTGTTCCTCCCATGTCTGGATAGTCCCAGCGGAGCCGGGACCCTCGCGCATTGCCGCGAGCACCGGCAGGTTAGACCCGCCGGGAGGCACAAGCGAACAGCCCACAGGCTGTGTTGTGAGGTCGTTACCGCGGTAAGTATCGTCCGATCACCTGGTTACTGACGCGTTGACGAAAAGGTGACTCAGCGTCAGTACCCGGTGGTTTTCGGTGAGAATCGCCGATGGGAGCGCTTCCCTCGGGTACGGGTTGTCACGAACGTACGCCGCGGTTCACCCGAGCGTCACCGGACGACCGCGATCAGGCGTCGCCGGCCTCGTTCACGACCAGCTCCGCGACCTGGCGCATCGACACCCGCTTGTCCATCGCGGTCTTCTGAATCCAGCGGAACGAATCCGGCTCGGACAGCCCGAACTTGGTCTGCAGGATCGACTTCGCCCGGTCCACCAGCTTGCGGGTCTCCAGCCGCTCGGACAGGTCGGCGACCTCCCGCTCCAGCTCGGCCAGCTCCACGTACCGGGACGCGGCGATCTCGATCGCGGGCAGCAGGTCGGCCTTCGAGAACGGCTTCACCAGGTACGCCATCGCGCCCGCGTCCCGGGCCCGCTCGACCAGCTCCCGCTGCGAGAACGCGGTCAGCATCAGCACCGGCGCGATCCGCTCCCCCGCGATCTTCTCGGCCGCGCTCAACCCGTCCAGCTTCGGCATCTTCACGTCGAGAATGACCAGATCCGGCCGCTGCTCGATCGCCAGCCGAATCGCCTCCTCGCCGTCCCCCGCCTGCCCGACGACGTCATACCCCTCTTCCGCGAGCATCTCAGCCAGATCCATCCGAATCAAAGCCTCGTCCTCAGCGATCACCACACGCTTAGCAGTCACACCCGACACCTTATCGACCCACCATCACGACTTCGGCCCGACAAACCCATCCAGCACCACCACACCTTCCTTCCGGCTGACGGCGACCACGTTGGCACGCGGCTGCCGCCAACCAATCCCCAACAGATCGAGCGCATCCGTCAGTATCTTCCGAATGTCACCAGACTCGTTCGAGAACATGTACCGGACGTAGAAGTACCGCTTGCCACTCGGCTTGCTCGCCCAGTTCACGAACCGGCACCCGTCCGAGTGAAACAACCCACGCAGCAACTGCTCGGGGTACTTGGCAACAATCTCCCGCTGCCACCCCGTCAGTTCGATCTTCCGCAGATGCTTCCGCCCCGGCCCATGCTGAGGAAACACACAAGGCCAGTGCTTCCACCGCGCCTCGACCCGAACGGCCCCATTCCCGCCACGCAGGCATGGGCTCGCAGTCGGCTTCACCCGCTTGATCGTCTCCGCAATCTCCCGGTTGAGGTCCGAGTACCGCGCGTCGTTGATGATCTGCAGCGTGAACACACCCCGCCGCGCCCGCGCGATCGACCCGTCTCCCAAGTACCACCCCAGCAACAACGCGTACGCCGCCTCGTCCAACGGAGCCCCGTCGCACCTGGGACACGGCGTCGCCGCGTGCTGGCGAGTCCGCCCTTCTCGCAGATACCGGCGCCGCCACGTCCTGATCGTTCGCAGCGCGACGCCGTGGAGCTCAGCGTTGACGCGATCCGGCACACCTTGGCCGGACATCCGCAGCGCTGACTCGACCGTCTCCCGGGACCTGAAGTGAGCCATGAGACAGGCTTGCACTGTCCGCCGACAATTTGTGCCGAGTGTGGGATTCGAACCCACAAGCCCTTGCGGGCAATGGTGTTTGAGACCATCGCGTATGCCGTTCCGCCAACCCGGCGAGGTTGCAGGAGAACTCTAGCCGGTCGGTCGGCAGATCAATGCATCGACCCTCTCGGCCGCGGCGCTCCTCTTCCAATCCTCCCACAGACGTCGAGGTGGGCAACCCGGTTCCGGCTGCCCACCTCGTGCTGAAGCGTCTGCTTACGGGTTGGGACTGCGGTAGGCGGGGGCGATGCCTTCGATGGCGTCGCCCATGCGGTGGACTCGGAGGGCGTTGGTGGAGCCGGGGATGCTAGGTGGGGAGCCGGCGACGATTACCACCAGGTCGCCCTTTTGGACCTTGCCGAGTTCGAGCAGGCGCTGGTCGACCTGGCGGACCATTTCGTCGGTGTGGTCGACGGTGGGGACGATGTGGGTCTCGATGCCCCAGACGACGCTCAGCCAGGAGCTGACGGACGGGACGGGGGTAAAGGCGAGCAGCGGGACCTCGGTGCGGTACCGGGCGAGGCGCAGCGCGGTGTCACCGGACTGGGTGAACGCGATCAGGTACTTCGCCTCCAGCCGCTCCGCCACGTCGGCGGCCGCCCGGGCGATCACGCCGCCCTTGGTCTTCGGCTCCCACTCGATCTCCTGGACCCGGCCGAGACCGTGCTCCTCGGTGGATTCCACGATCCGCGCCATCGTCTTGACGGTCTCGATCGGGAACCGGCCGACGCTGGTCTCGCCGGACAGCATCACCGCGTCGGCACCGTCCAGGACCGCGTTCGCGACGTCGGACGCCTCGGCCCGGGTCGGTCGCGGCGCGGAGATCATCGACTCCAGCATCTGGGTGGCGACGATCACCGGCTTCGCGTTCAGCCGGGCCTGGTCGATGATCAGCTTCTGAACCAGCGGGACCTCCTCCAGCGGGAGCTCCACGCCGAGGTCGCCGCGGGCCACCATGAACCCGTCGAACGCCTCGATGATCTCGTCCAGGTTGGCGACCGCCTGCGGCTTCTCGATCTTGGCGACGACCGGGAGCCGCAGCCCCTCCTCGTCCATGATCTTGTGGACGAGCTGGATGTCCGCGGCGTCGCGGACGAACGACAGCGCGATCATGTCGGCCGGCAGGTGCAGCGCCCAGCGCAGGTCCTCGGCGTCCTTCTCGGACAGCGCCGGCACGCTGACCGACACGCCGGGGAGGTTGATGCCCTTGTGGTTGGACACCGGCCCACCGACGGTGACCCGGCAGATCACGTCGGTCTCGGTCACCTCCTCGGCGACCAGCCCGATCCGGCCGTCGTCGATCAGCAGCTGGTCGCCCGGCTTCACGTCTCCCGGCAGACCGTCGTACGTCGTACCGCAGATGGTCTGGTCACCCGGCACCTCCCGGGTGGTGATCGTGAAGCGCTCGCCGTAGGTCAGCGTTGCCTTGCCCTCGGCGAACTCCGCCAGCCGGATCTTCGGGCCTTGCAGGTCGACCAGGATGCCGACGTTCTTGCCGGTCTCCGCGGCGGCGGTCCGAATCCGCTGGTAGATGCGCTCGTGCTCGGCGTGGGCGCCGTGGCTCAGATTGAGCCTGGCGACATCCATGCCAGCTTGGACAAGTTCCATGATGCGCTCCGGGGCGGCCGTAGCCGGGCCGAGCGTACAAACGATCTTAGCGCGACGCACGTCACACAACCCTACTCCTGCAAACCACTGGTCCCGCTGGTCCGCCCCCCTTACCGGCGGGTGAACACTCGATGGCGCACCGCCGCGGGAGCCGAATCGTCAAGAGGACAAGGGGGTGTAGGCCCCGACGGTGACGTCGCCGGTGAGCTCGGCGGTGACGGTCTGCAGGCCGACCGGCTGACCTTTGAGGTACGTGATCAGGGTGACCTCACCCGGCCGGCGCAACGTGTAGCCGAGCGCGAACGCGTACGCCGCTCCCCCGGTCGTCCCGTTCGTGTACGTGGTGACCGGCCGCCCGTCCACCACCTTCGTCTCCGGACCCACCTGCCGGTGCAGGTGCCCGGACAGCAGCAGCGTCGCGCATCCGCGCTCGGCGGTGGCGGTGAACGACGCCGGGTCGTGTACGACCATGGTGGAGATCCGCTTGTCGTCCGGCTGCGAGCAGGCGATGTCGGCGAGCCGCTTGGACTGGTGGTCGACAGTCTCGTCACCGGGCTGATCGGCGCTGCCGAGCCCGGTCTTGGTCGGATCGCTGTCGCCGAGGAAGCGAATCCCGTCCACTTCGACCGGTTTACTGTCGAGTACGGTGAACCCGCTCTTCCGCATCGCGTCCTTCACGTGCCCGCCGGCGTCGTGATTGCCGGCCACCGCGACCACCTTGAAGTCCTTGAAGTGCTGGCGCAGCGAGTTGATGCTGAACAGTTCCCACTCCTGCCCGGACGACGTGTCGTCACCGGCGTCGATCAGCAGCTTCGCGCCGGCCGCCTTCGCCACCGCGGCCGCGAACGGGTCCATCCCGATGTTGTCGTGCCGGTCGTTGACCTGGATCGCGACGGTTTCGTCCTTGCTGGGCTGGTGGATCTGGCTGCTGAC
The genomic region above belongs to Kribbella solani and contains:
- a CDS encoding branched-chain amino acid ABC transporter substrate-binding protein, translating into MGGTVHQRSVVRVGASLIVASLALTACGSRSGNDSGGGSGGSTKTAKIGVIAPLSGDLSALGLGIQHSVELAVKQANDSNAIPGWKLEVDAKDDEAKTEPGKNAATALASDANVIGVVGTLNTSTSQQVQPVLAPKNIVQVSPANTGPGLTQGANWQTDPKRPYPTYFRTCTTDAVQGPFAARYLYETAKITKVATIHDKKAYGQGLVGTFTEEFKKLGGQVVAAQTINPDDSNYQAVISAVKPSNPQAVYYGGEYPNAGPLSQQMKAAGLNVPLMGGDGIFDPKYITLAGKTSDGDLATSVGAPVDTLASAKKFVADYNAQNYKEPYAAYGGYSFDAANAIIEALKTSLKDAKDVESARQATVDAMSKVSFEGVTGKVSFDQYGDTTSKVLTVYKVAGGKWSTVETKAFEDK
- a CDS encoding ANTAR domain-containing response regulator, which translates into the protein MSGVTAKRVVIAEDEALIRMDLAEMLAEEGYDVVGQAGDGEEAIRLAIEQRPDLVILDVKMPKLDGLSAAEKIAGERIAPVLMLTAFSQRELVERARDAGAMAYLVKPFSKADLLPAIEIAASRYVELAELEREVADLSERLETRKLVDRAKSILQTKFGLSEPDSFRWIQKTAMDKRVSMRQVAELVVNEAGDA
- a CDS encoding transcriptional regulator; protein product: MAHFRSRETVESALRMSGQGVPDRVNAELHGVALRTIRTWRRRYLREGRTRQHAATPCPRCDGAPLDEAAYALLLGWYLGDGSIARARRGVFTLQIINDARYSDLNREIAETIKRVKPTASPCLRGGNGAVRVEARWKHWPCVFPQHGPGRKHLRKIELTGWQREIVAKYPEQLLRGLFHSDGCRFVNWASKPSGKRYFYVRYMFSNESGDIRKILTDALDLLGIGWRQPRANVVAVSRKEGVVVLDGFVGPKS
- the pyk gene encoding pyruvate kinase translates to MRRAKIVCTLGPATAAPERIMELVQAGMDVARLNLSHGAHAEHERIYQRIRTAAAETGKNVGILVDLQGPKIRLAEFAEGKATLTYGERFTITTREVPGDQTICGTTYDGLPGDVKPGDQLLIDDGRIGLVAEEVTETDVICRVTVGGPVSNHKGINLPGVSVSVPALSEKDAEDLRWALHLPADMIALSFVRDAADIQLVHKIMDEEGLRLPVVAKIEKPQAVANLDEIIEAFDGFMVARGDLGVELPLEEVPLVQKLIIDQARLNAKPVIVATQMLESMISAPRPTRAEASDVANAVLDGADAVMLSGETSVGRFPIETVKTMARIVESTEEHGLGRVQEIEWEPKTKGGVIARAAADVAERLEAKYLIAFTQSGDTALRLARYRTEVPLLAFTPVPSVSSWLSVVWGIETHIVPTVDHTDEMVRQVDQRLLELGKVQKGDLVVIVAGSPPSIPGSTNALRVHRMGDAIEGIAPAYRSPNP
- a CDS encoding metallophosphoesterase family protein; this encodes MVKRLVTKARLRAIAPWVALSLVFVSTSVLIGLLAFVNDSQRVTIGAHAATVSPTFDGHATVDLGAVLPRLRLASTDPFGLGVNIDVQETNAANLTDLINRDALIAAQPEGEIARIQQAVQEMAVDDALAGAGSGLLVTVVVATLWAMIGYRRRRELWHLVHRHERRVEHRAIVVLVAMLITIASIFGPGRMRRIEAPPTEWTPLAKLLPELDLDARLQGVEVASGFSTTGGVGVIKTAVETYQRSTRFYGQLTDKVGGVSSQIHQPSKDETVAIQVNDRHDNIGMDPFAAAVAKAAGAKLLIDAGDDTSSGQEWELFSINSLRQHFKDFKVVAVAGNHDAGGHVKDAMRKSGFTVLDSKPVEVDGIRFLGDSDPTKTGLGSADQPGDETVDHQSKRLADIACSQPDDKRISTMVVHDPASFTATAERGCATLLLSGHLHRQVGPETKVVDGRPVTTYTNGTTGGAAYAFALGYTLRRPGEVTLITYLKGQPVGLQTVTAELTGDVTVGAYTPLSS